The Pseudofrankia inefficax genome window below encodes:
- a CDS encoding sensor histidine kinase, which translates to MGERRHADPAEPLSRDVLRRWVPVAALVLAVVAAVADPAGWVRPVALALPVAVFAGWARLPRLPLAVLAAGVVVPVALVQLTGRLEPAMFLVSLLAVVVGRWVRPAWRAGLVCGLAVLCPVVVVLLQPAGNHLNWAIWMVGIAFPGLIGRAMYRQDQLSGQLEFARRQLARQAQAEQRRQIARDVHDLVGHGLTAVLLQVAGARHVLRRDLDAADEALRAAEEVGRRSMAELRGTVSLLRGPGDDEATGALPDFSRLADLVDAVRADGLAVDYRASGDLAGVPAAVGVALYRIAQEALRNAARHAPEADTRVAVTVTAGAVDLVVDSVGVQARPADADRPHFGILGMRERAALIGAELEAGATRPGWRVRCRVPVGAA; encoded by the coding sequence GTGGGGGAGCGCAGACACGCGGACCCGGCCGAGCCGCTCTCGCGCGATGTGCTGCGCCGGTGGGTGCCGGTGGCGGCGCTGGTGCTGGCTGTCGTCGCCGCCGTCGCCGATCCGGCTGGCTGGGTCCGGCCCGTCGCGCTGGCCCTGCCGGTCGCGGTGTTCGCCGGGTGGGCGCGGCTGCCCCGGCTGCCGCTCGCGGTGCTGGCCGCCGGCGTGGTGGTGCCGGTGGCGCTGGTCCAGCTGACCGGTCGCCTGGAGCCCGCGATGTTCCTCGTCTCGCTGCTCGCGGTGGTGGTGGGCCGCTGGGTGCGGCCGGCCTGGCGGGCCGGTCTGGTGTGTGGGCTGGCCGTCCTCTGCCCGGTCGTGGTGGTGCTGCTTCAGCCGGCGGGCAATCACCTCAACTGGGCGATCTGGATGGTCGGGATCGCCTTCCCGGGACTGATCGGGCGGGCGATGTACCGCCAGGATCAGCTGAGCGGCCAGCTGGAGTTCGCTCGTCGGCAGCTCGCCCGCCAGGCGCAGGCCGAGCAGCGGCGCCAGATCGCCCGGGACGTCCATGACCTGGTCGGGCACGGCCTGACCGCGGTGCTGCTGCAGGTCGCCGGCGCCCGCCACGTGCTGCGCCGTGACCTCGACGCGGCCGACGAGGCACTGCGCGCCGCCGAGGAGGTCGGCCGGCGCAGCATGGCTGAGCTGCGCGGCACGGTGAGCCTGCTGCGCGGCCCCGGCGACGACGAGGCGACGGGCGCTCTCCCGGACTTCTCCCGGCTGGCGGACCTCGTCGACGCGGTGCGGGCGGACGGCCTGGCGGTCGACTACCGGGCCAGCGGCGACCTGGCCGGCGTTCCGGCGGCGGTAGGGGTGGCTCTGTACCGGATCGCGCAGGAGGCGTTACGCAACGCGGCCCGCCATGCCCCGGAGGCCGACACCCGCGTGGCGGTGACGGTCACCGCCGGCGCGGTGGACCTCGTGGTCGACAGCGTCGGCGTCCAGGCCCGGCCGGCCGACGCGGACCGGCCCCATTTCGGGATCCTCGGGATGCGCGAACGTGCCGCCCTGATCGGCGCGGAGCTGGAGGCCGGCGCGACCAGGCCCGGCTGGCGGGTGCGGTGCCGCGTCCCGGTGGGGGCGGCGTGA
- a CDS encoding putative bifunctional diguanylate cyclase/phosphodiesterase: protein MVDGHRTVRVAAGGCLAYLAVVAVCALLLPSTAGAQLSSCAAAAACLAVVVCLVWTGRRAQGADRRWRLIIGIATIPTVLVSAWHLRWIFGHGAVVPAHVPWAAAAFLLIFAVYLAGILAFPTDPLEVGDAGFGVGRDGYYWYAIIALDSLVVVGSVFLIAWATIMEPAIRSHHIDTPGLVSNTGTVVGYLILMAAVLLLATFRQPRSGLALALLGAGMSVMMLSTALYLSVAAAGGVGIAPAADVIAATGWLLLLLAGLVPIPGSPAAVRRRGGPRVLWLRSALPYLALGVAGVLLVSQLIADGAVDRVEWVGLIGLLLIALARQLMTLGENTVLLASVEASRQELRYQALHDPLTGLANRALFADRLQHALAFRESRPFALVYCDLDDFKRVNDTLGHAAGDSLLTTTAARLRAGVRPGDTIARLGGDEFAILLGDGHGDPEAACQRLAETIRAPTMLAGHPQPVGASLGLVIADAHSPPAADALLREADLAMYAAKREGKGGLVVYRPDLSTHESAPQTRAALAYALRGDERYGTITVHYQPVVDLRTGGVSALDAVPHWSHRLLAQSPPDLLAHLADEAGLTVPLVGLVLRRVCRDVAAQNPRLRGRPAFVSVPVRRDLEGTSVAEVADLLAHHDLPPQTIILRLSETCGVSDLDAAAPLLRRLAGRGIRLALDGVGGRASTFAAWRTLPIEIIRLDHTLTDVDSSPGAHRTRRIRDAVLAAAAHLDLTVATTGIGNHAQARELAAAGCHLGTGPYYGPPRPLDEASQALPRGS from the coding sequence ATGGTCGACGGGCATCGGACGGTGCGCGTCGCGGCTGGCGGCTGCCTGGCCTACCTCGCGGTCGTGGCCGTGTGCGCGCTGCTGCTTCCGTCGACGGCCGGCGCGCAGCTGTCCAGTTGCGCGGCCGCGGCCGCCTGCCTGGCGGTGGTGGTGTGCCTGGTGTGGACCGGCCGGCGCGCCCAGGGCGCCGACCGCCGATGGCGGTTGATCATCGGAATCGCGACGATCCCGACGGTCCTGGTGTCCGCCTGGCACCTGCGCTGGATTTTCGGGCACGGCGCGGTCGTCCCTGCGCATGTGCCGTGGGCGGCGGCCGCCTTCCTGCTGATCTTCGCGGTCTACCTCGCGGGCATCCTGGCCTTCCCCACCGATCCGCTGGAGGTCGGGGACGCGGGGTTCGGCGTGGGGCGCGACGGCTACTACTGGTACGCGATCATCGCGTTGGACAGTCTGGTGGTCGTCGGCTCGGTCTTCCTGATCGCCTGGGCGACGATCATGGAACCGGCGATCCGGTCGCACCACATCGACACACCCGGGCTCGTGTCGAACACCGGGACCGTCGTCGGCTATCTGATCCTGATGGCGGCCGTCCTGCTGTTGGCGACGTTCCGGCAGCCGCGGTCAGGCCTCGCGCTGGCGCTGCTCGGTGCCGGCATGAGCGTGATGATGCTGTCCACGGCCCTGTACCTCAGCGTCGCGGCCGCGGGCGGCGTCGGCATCGCTCCGGCGGCGGACGTCATAGCCGCCACCGGCTGGCTGTTGCTCCTGCTCGCCGGGCTGGTCCCGATCCCCGGGTCGCCCGCGGCGGTCCGGCGTCGCGGCGGGCCCCGGGTGCTCTGGCTGCGGTCCGCGCTGCCGTACCTGGCGCTCGGGGTCGCCGGCGTGCTGCTGGTGAGCCAGCTGATCGCCGACGGCGCGGTGGACCGCGTCGAGTGGGTCGGCCTGATCGGTCTGCTGCTCATCGCCCTGGCCCGGCAGCTGATGACCCTGGGCGAGAACACCGTCCTGCTCGCCTCCGTCGAGGCGAGCAGGCAGGAACTGCGCTACCAGGCGTTGCACGATCCGCTCACCGGGCTGGCGAACCGGGCGCTGTTCGCCGACCGGCTGCAGCACGCGCTCGCGTTCCGGGAGAGTCGGCCCTTCGCCCTGGTCTACTGCGACCTCGACGACTTCAAACGGGTCAACGACACGCTGGGGCACGCGGCAGGCGACAGCCTGCTGACGACCACCGCGGCGCGGCTGCGGGCCGGCGTCCGGCCGGGTGACACCATCGCCCGGCTCGGCGGCGACGAGTTCGCGATCCTCCTCGGGGACGGTCACGGTGATCCGGAAGCCGCGTGCCAGCGCCTCGCCGAGACGATCCGCGCCCCGACCATGCTCGCGGGGCACCCCCAGCCGGTCGGCGCCAGCCTTGGACTCGTCATCGCCGACGCCCACAGCCCGCCGGCCGCCGACGCCCTGCTGCGGGAGGCCGACCTCGCCATGTACGCGGCGAAGCGCGAGGGCAAGGGCGGCCTGGTCGTCTACCGACCCGACCTGTCCACCCACGAGTCAGCCCCGCAGACCCGGGCCGCCCTGGCGTACGCGCTGCGCGGTGACGAGCGCTACGGAACGATCACCGTCCACTACCAGCCGGTGGTCGACCTGCGCACCGGTGGCGTCTCGGCCCTGGACGCCGTGCCGCACTGGAGCCATCGGCTGCTCGCGCAGAGCCCGCCCGACCTGCTGGCCCACCTCGCCGACGAGGCCGGTCTGACGGTGCCGCTCGTCGGCCTGGTCCTGCGCCGGGTCTGCCGCGATGTCGCGGCGCAGAACCCGCGCCTGCGCGGCAGGCCGGCGTTCGTCAGCGTTCCGGTCCGCCGTGACCTCGAAGGAACATCCGTCGCCGAGGTCGCGGATCTCCTGGCCCACCACGACCTGCCCCCGCAGACGATCATACTGAGGCTGTCCGAGACCTGCGGGGTCTCCGACCTCGACGCCGCGGCGCCCCTGCTACGGCGCCTCGCCGGCCGGGGAATCCGGCTCGCTCTCGACGGGGTCGGTGGCCGGGCCAGCACCTTCGCCGCCTGGCGCACCCTGCCGATCGAGATCATCAGGCTGGACCACACCCTGACCGACGTCGACTCCAGCCCGGGCGCGCACCGTACCCGCCGGATCCGCGACGCCGTCCTCGCCGCCGCCGCCCACCTCGACCTGACCGTCGCCACCACCGGCATCGGCAACCACGCCCAGGCACGGGAACTCGCCGCCGCCGGCTGCCACCTCGGCACCGGGCCGTACTACGGCCCGCCGCGCCCGCTCGACGAGGCCAGCCAGGCCCTGCCCAGGGGCAGTTGA
- a CDS encoding sensor domain-containing diguanylate cyclase, which translates to MTPEEQSDLFELLDIAIVETGVRDHRLRRANEPCRALFGIAPGELGRWTWEDATIPGELARRNEQARLRAEGGPDRFRRVVRLVRPDQSVMHAVATTVLRTDADGEQYFLTHLQDVSEEIAAHDRLRLVVENTPVSMFLVGLDGRVLVREGTAVPRASAILEEARDASVFTTFADSPQVTSVLRRALAGERVQEVIEIFDRCLEVHLVPIRGTDGAVSSVAAVATDITEREQALESLRLRTAELAAVADLGQRALEARDAAPLWKRAVTVIGDRLRADLVEMYELTADGNRPTLLARADRRERPVAGPTGTAPSGAERAAGSPAAAMAGEAGEAKQAGVLLTASVGRPQAPLARIEVRRAPGAAPFTEQEVGLVRSVAAVLGSAALRFRMEAEIRHRSLHDGLTGLPNRTALLDRLARALRRARQDGCRIGVLFIDLDRFKEINDTHGHQAGDALLRETAARLSAAVRPGDVVGRLAGDEFAVVCGNIERIADLEAIADRALAALEPPFRQGDQVIGRTASIGLAVSSPELRDGETLLNAADLAMYAAKRDGPGRRAAYQRAPGSPGAAGGAADR; encoded by the coding sequence GTGACTCCGGAGGAACAATCGGACCTTTTTGAGCTTCTCGATATCGCGATCGTCGAGACGGGCGTGCGGGATCACCGCCTGCGCCGGGCCAACGAGCCCTGCCGGGCTCTCTTCGGGATCGCCCCGGGCGAGCTCGGCCGTTGGACCTGGGAGGACGCGACCATCCCGGGGGAGCTGGCGCGGCGGAACGAACAGGCCCGCCTGCGTGCCGAGGGAGGTCCCGACCGGTTTCGCAGAGTGGTCCGCCTGGTGCGGCCGGACCAGTCGGTGATGCACGCGGTGGCGACGACCGTGCTGCGGACCGACGCCGACGGTGAGCAGTACTTCCTCACGCATCTGCAGGACGTGTCCGAGGAGATAGCGGCGCACGACCGGCTGCGCCTCGTCGTGGAGAACACGCCGGTGTCGATGTTTCTGGTGGGCCTGGACGGTCGGGTCCTGGTGCGGGAGGGAACCGCGGTCCCGCGGGCATCGGCCATCCTGGAGGAGGCCCGGGACGCGTCGGTCTTCACGACGTTCGCCGACTCTCCCCAGGTGACCTCCGTCCTGCGTAGGGCGCTGGCCGGGGAGCGGGTCCAGGAGGTGATCGAGATCTTCGACCGGTGCCTCGAGGTCCACCTCGTGCCGATTCGAGGCACCGACGGGGCGGTGAGCTCCGTCGCCGCCGTGGCGACCGACATCACCGAACGGGAGCAGGCGCTGGAGAGCCTGCGACTGCGGACGGCCGAGCTGGCCGCGGTGGCCGACCTTGGCCAACGGGCGTTGGAGGCGCGGGACGCGGCGCCCCTGTGGAAGCGCGCGGTGACGGTGATCGGCGACAGGCTGCGGGCCGACCTGGTGGAGATGTACGAGCTGACCGCCGACGGGAACCGGCCGACACTGCTGGCTCGCGCGGATCGTCGCGAACGACCCGTGGCCGGGCCGACCGGAACGGCGCCGTCCGGGGCCGAACGCGCCGCCGGCTCACCGGCCGCGGCGATGGCCGGCGAGGCCGGTGAGGCCAAACAGGCCGGCGTCCTGTTGACCGCCTCGGTCGGGAGGCCGCAAGCCCCGCTGGCGAGGATCGAGGTGCGCCGGGCGCCTGGCGCGGCCCCGTTCACCGAGCAGGAAGTCGGGTTGGTCCGTTCCGTGGCCGCGGTGCTCGGTTCCGCGGCGCTGCGGTTCCGGATGGAGGCCGAGATCCGCCACCGGTCGCTGCACGACGGGCTCACCGGGCTGCCGAACCGCACCGCGCTGCTCGACCGTCTGGCGCGGGCACTGCGCCGGGCTCGCCAGGACGGCTGCCGCATCGGGGTGCTCTTCATCGACCTAGACCGGTTCAAAGAGATCAATGACACGCACGGCCACCAGGCCGGCGACGCGCTGCTGCGGGAGACCGCGGCCCGGCTGAGCGCGGCCGTGCGCCCCGGCGACGTCGTCGGGCGGCTGGCCGGCGACGAGTTCGCGGTGGTGTGCGGGAACATCGAGCGAATCGCGGACCTCGAGGCGATCGCCGATCGCGCGCTCGCAGCGCTGGAACCGCCGTTCCGGCAGGGCGACCAGGTGATCGGGCGGACCGCGAGCATCGGTCTGGCTGTCTCCAGCCCGGAGCTCCGGGATGGCGAGACGTTGCTGAACGCCGCCGATCTCGCCATGTACGCCGCGAAACGCGACGGTCCCGGGCGACGCGCGGCCTACCAGCGAGCTCCGGGCTCTCCCGGCGCGGCCGGCGGAGCGGCTGACAGGTAG
- a CDS encoding EAL domain-containing protein, protein MARYPTLLGPKAKVGEPRLPVVDLLDLARRRLRLDLACLGRLDGDLLVVQETSGDPSLFGLAPGSSVRRERGLFGRVLTGAIPPLISDARQDPRTSDTASVRDLDVGAYAASPVLDADGGVYGLVGGLNRGPCPALGPGDSRFLGQLADFLSSYVTALDGAWADRGRSWCRVHDLLDSGGPQIHLQPIVDLSSGQAVAVEALARFAGTARPGPLFAEATLVGLGAELETTAIRRALALLADLPPGVRLEVNAAPSTVTSGLVDLLLSTDAPHRLALEITEHERIGEDHELLGAIQTLRGHGVDIVIDDLGTGHAGLDLLLRIRPDVIKLDRFLVRGMAVDRAHRAVTEGITTIGHGLGARVVAEGIETPAELAAARAAGIDYGQGFLLGVPTPDVRAACLPTPPAAGLRAASRPGAQPRPGRARRPRVRQSRPAVAE, encoded by the coding sequence ATGGCGAGGTACCCGACTCTGCTGGGGCCGAAGGCCAAGGTGGGCGAGCCGCGCCTGCCCGTCGTGGATCTGCTCGACCTGGCGCGGCGGCGGCTGCGGCTCGATCTGGCCTGCCTGGGCCGGCTCGACGGGGATCTGCTGGTCGTCCAGGAGACCAGCGGGGACCCCAGCCTGTTCGGGCTGGCCCCGGGCAGCAGCGTGCGCCGTGAGCGGGGCCTGTTCGGCCGGGTGCTCACCGGGGCGATCCCACCGCTGATCTCGGACGCGCGCCAGGACCCGCGGACGTCGGACACCGCCTCCGTCCGCGACCTCGACGTCGGTGCGTACGCGGCGTCGCCGGTCCTCGACGCTGACGGCGGTGTGTACGGCCTGGTCGGCGGTCTGAACCGTGGGCCGTGCCCCGCTCTCGGGCCGGGCGACAGCCGGTTCCTCGGCCAGCTCGCGGACTTCCTCTCCAGCTATGTGACCGCCCTGGACGGAGCGTGGGCGGATCGTGGCAGGTCCTGGTGCCGCGTCCATGACCTCCTCGACAGCGGCGGACCGCAGATCCACCTGCAGCCCATCGTCGACCTGAGCTCCGGCCAGGCCGTCGCGGTCGAGGCGCTGGCCCGGTTCGCGGGCACGGCCCGTCCCGGCCCCCTGTTCGCCGAGGCCACGCTGGTCGGGCTCGGCGCCGAGCTCGAGACCACCGCGATCCGCCGCGCCCTGGCGCTGCTGGCCGACCTCCCGCCCGGAGTGCGCCTCGAGGTCAACGCCGCGCCCTCCACGGTCACCAGCGGCCTGGTCGACCTCCTGCTGTCCACCGACGCGCCGCACCGTCTCGCCCTGGAGATCACCGAACACGAGCGCATCGGCGAGGACCATGAGCTGCTCGGCGCCATCCAGACCCTGCGCGGCCACGGCGTCGACATCGTCATCGACGACCTGGGGACCGGCCACGCCGGCCTGGACCTCCTGCTCCGGATACGCCCGGACGTGATCAAACTCGACCGGTTCCTCGTGCGCGGCATGGCCGTCGACCGCGCGCACCGGGCCGTCACCGAAGGCATCACCACCATAGGCCACGGCCTCGGCGCCCGGGTCGTCGCCGAGGGCATCGAGACCCCCGCCGAGCTCGCCGCCGCCCGCGCGGCCGGCATCGACTACGGCCAGGGATTCCTGCTCGGCGTCCCCACCCCCGACGTCCGCGCCGCCTGCCTGCCGACACCCCCGGCCGCCGGGCTCCGCGCCGCCAGCCGGCCCGGCGCTCAGCCTCGACCGGGCCGGGCGCGGCGGCCGCGCGTGCGCCAGTCCCGACCTGCCGTGGCCGAGTAG
- a CDS encoding TetR/AcrR family transcriptional regulator, translated as MTAPADQPRRTQAERRAASEAALLRAAAELIAEAGIERTSLRSIGERAGISRAMPAYHFGSKEGLVSRLISHAYGRTFDATLLALGRAGDDAERLPKLDALRAIIDTFLEIVISGQSIEERAVVVMWGATFPTSSNVPAMTEADATTHQLLARLIREAQQEGSVRPGVDADAASLLVMGMARGVAALSLSHPDAADPARIRDLCGQAITAVLGNDASAGDGLAGAPGGTFRAGRRPAP; from the coding sequence ATGACCGCGCCGGCTGACCAGCCCCGACGCACCCAGGCCGAACGGCGCGCGGCGTCGGAGGCGGCGCTGCTGCGGGCGGCGGCCGAGCTCATCGCCGAGGCCGGCATCGAGCGGACCTCGCTGCGCAGCATCGGCGAGCGCGCCGGGATCAGCCGAGCGATGCCGGCCTACCACTTCGGCTCGAAGGAAGGCCTGGTCAGCCGCCTGATCAGCCACGCCTACGGCCGGACCTTCGACGCGACGCTGCTGGCCCTGGGCCGCGCCGGAGACGACGCCGAGAGGCTTCCCAAGCTCGACGCGCTACGCGCGATCATCGACACGTTCCTGGAGATCGTCATCTCCGGCCAGAGCATCGAGGAGCGCGCCGTCGTCGTCATGTGGGGCGCCACGTTCCCCACCAGCTCCAATGTCCCCGCGATGACCGAGGCCGACGCGACCACCCACCAGCTCCTGGCGCGCCTCATCCGCGAGGCACAGCAGGAAGGATCGGTCCGGCCGGGCGTCGACGCCGATGCCGCCTCGCTCCTCGTCATGGGTATGGCCCGCGGCGTCGCCGCGCTGTCGCTGTCACACCCCGACGCCGCGGACCCCGCGCGGATTCGCGACCTGTGCGGGCAGGCCATCACCGCGGTCCTCGGCAACGACGCGTCGGCCGGGGACGGCCTGGCCGGCGCCCCGGGCGGGACCTTCCGCGCCGGGCGGCGTCCCGCACCCTGA
- a CDS encoding metallophosphoesterase family protein: MVRVAAVGDLHVTAKAPPARLRSFYQRAAQVADVLLLAGDLTDDGRTESAATLCALFGGLDLPVVVVLGNHDHDHGEEAVLAEMLTGAGLTVLDGTSTVVDTAGGKIGIAGVKGTGGGFAGDPDAEPGDTETRAFSQRAATSARQLRDALERLDVDLRVALTHFAPTPETLRGEPQELYPFLGNDLLGAAIDGEPAAASAAGPGDAGGRPVALAVHGHAHYGIEVGRTAAGTAVRNVALPVIRAPFAVYRLPDVVRVG, translated from the coding sequence ATGGTCCGTGTCGCAGCAGTTGGAGACCTGCACGTCACCGCCAAGGCCCCACCAGCCCGGCTCCGGTCGTTCTATCAACGCGCGGCGCAGGTCGCCGACGTCCTCCTCCTCGCCGGCGACCTCACCGACGACGGCCGCACCGAATCGGCGGCGACGCTCTGCGCGCTGTTCGGTGGCCTGGATCTGCCCGTCGTCGTGGTACTGGGTAACCACGACCATGACCACGGCGAGGAAGCGGTTCTCGCCGAGATGCTGACCGGCGCCGGCCTGACGGTGCTGGACGGTACGTCGACGGTCGTCGACACCGCCGGCGGGAAGATCGGGATCGCCGGTGTGAAGGGCACCGGCGGAGGATTCGCCGGCGACCCGGACGCCGAGCCCGGCGACACGGAGACGCGGGCGTTCAGCCAGCGCGCCGCGACGTCCGCGCGGCAGCTGCGAGACGCGCTGGAGCGCCTTGATGTCGACCTGCGCGTGGCGCTCACGCATTTCGCGCCGACCCCGGAAACCCTCAGGGGCGAGCCGCAGGAGCTGTACCCGTTCCTGGGAAACGACCTGCTTGGTGCCGCGATCGACGGAGAACCGGCGGCCGCGTCGGCGGCCGGGCCAGGAGACGCCGGGGGTCGCCCGGTGGCGCTGGCCGTGCACGGTCACGCGCACTACGGAATCGAGGTCGGCCGGACGGCCGCCGGCACGGCGGTGCGCAATGTCGCCCTGCCGGTCATTCGCGCGCCGTTCGCCGTCTACCGGCTTCCGGACGTGGTCCGCGTCGGGTGA
- a CDS encoding ABC transporter substrate-binding protein, translating to MILRRRTIVGTACLAAAVTLLAVGCGSSGSGGGTNAAGGGSSRTVTIGVLTDVTGPAASGNKTFVDGVKAGTFYASRNGYKIKYVVADTATNPTTALAAAQKLVTQDHVLAVLAESSILFTTTNYLTAHNVPVIGVSQDGPEWSTAKNMFSVAGPLQQTKVSTTIGELLKLVGVTNLASLGYGVSPISSESAASGALSAQVAGIKVGYLNAKFPFGSTDVGPEVLAMKNAGINGLWASVDPNTGFALISGLRDQGVDLKGVLLPTGYGGDILQAGQGALQDAQGVYFTLGYEPVEMQTAATKQLQADFASAHITLAPTYASYTGYVSTGLLVRALKDAGPGVTQASLIKALSNVHDWDAMGLFGGHKADINDRVNIVNGADNCWWLTKLEGDKFTLVPGGDPVCGKLVPGKTVAPAS from the coding sequence ATGATCCTTAGGCGCCGAACAATAGTGGGAACCGCGTGCCTCGCCGCCGCGGTGACGCTCTTAGCCGTCGGCTGCGGCTCGTCGGGGTCCGGCGGCGGCACGAACGCCGCCGGCGGCGGCTCCAGCCGGACGGTCACCATCGGTGTGCTCACCGACGTGACGGGACCCGCGGCGTCCGGAAACAAGACCTTCGTCGACGGCGTGAAGGCGGGTACGTTCTACGCCTCCCGCAACGGATACAAGATCAAGTACGTGGTCGCGGACACGGCGACCAACCCGACGACCGCGCTGGCCGCCGCGCAGAAGCTCGTCACCCAGGACCACGTCCTGGCGGTGCTGGCCGAGTCCTCCATCCTCTTCACCACGACCAACTACCTGACCGCGCACAACGTCCCGGTCATCGGGGTGAGCCAGGACGGGCCGGAGTGGTCGACCGCGAAGAACATGTTCTCGGTCGCCGGCCCGCTGCAGCAGACGAAGGTGTCGACGACCATCGGCGAGCTGCTGAAGCTGGTGGGCGTGACCAACCTTGCCTCGCTCGGCTACGGCGTCTCACCGATCTCGTCCGAGTCGGCGGCCTCCGGCGCGCTGTCCGCGCAGGTCGCGGGCATCAAGGTCGGCTACCTGAACGCCAAGTTCCCCTTCGGCAGCACCGACGTCGGCCCCGAGGTGCTGGCGATGAAGAACGCCGGGATCAACGGGCTCTGGGCCTCGGTCGACCCGAACACGGGCTTCGCGTTGATCAGCGGCCTGCGTGACCAGGGCGTGGACCTCAAGGGCGTGCTGCTGCCGACCGGCTACGGCGGTGACATCCTTCAGGCTGGCCAGGGCGCGCTCCAGGACGCCCAGGGCGTCTACTTCACCCTTGGGTACGAGCCGGTCGAGATGCAGACCGCCGCGACCAAGCAGCTGCAGGCCGACTTCGCCAGCGCCCACATCACCCTGGCGCCGACCTACGCGTCCTACACCGGCTACGTCTCGACCGGGCTCCTTGTCCGCGCGCTGAAGGACGCCGGCCCCGGTGTCACCCAGGCCTCGCTGATCAAGGCCCTGTCGAACGTCCACGACTGGGACGCGATGGGCCTGTTCGGTGGCCACAAGGCGGACATCAACGACCGGGTGAACATCGTGAACGGCGCGGACAACTGCTGGTGGCTGACCAAGCTCGAGGGCGACAAGTTCACCCTCGTCCCCGGTGGAGACCCCGTCTGCGGGAAGCTGGTCCCCGGTAAGACCGTCGCCCCCGCGTCCTGA
- a CDS encoding amino acid ABC transporter ATP-binding protein — MSLAAPAPAPPVPPGRPVIVLNKVCKSFGAHQVLRDVDLTVDRGEVVVIIGPSGAGKSTLCRCINRIEVINSGSITIDGVPLPQEGRALARLRAQVGMVFQSFNLFSHRSVLDNVTLAPIKVRGIPRGKAEATARQLLDRVGIADKAHQLPAELSGGQQQRAAIARALAMEPKVMLFDEPTSALDPEMINEVLDVMRELAASGMTMVVVTHEMGFARTVANRVVFMDDGRIVETAPPAEFFANPRSERARDFLGKVLSH, encoded by the coding sequence ATGTCCCTGGCAGCGCCGGCCCCGGCTCCGCCGGTCCCGCCCGGCCGGCCGGTCATCGTGCTGAACAAGGTGTGCAAGTCGTTCGGCGCCCACCAGGTCCTCCGCGACGTCGATCTGACCGTCGACCGTGGCGAGGTCGTTGTGATCATCGGGCCGTCCGGGGCCGGGAAGTCGACACTGTGCCGCTGCATCAACCGGATCGAGGTGATCAACTCCGGCAGCATCACCATCGACGGCGTCCCGCTGCCGCAGGAGGGCAGGGCGCTCGCCCGGCTGCGGGCGCAGGTGGGCATGGTCTTCCAGTCCTTCAACCTGTTCAGCCACCGCAGCGTGCTCGACAACGTCACGCTGGCACCCATCAAGGTCCGGGGCATCCCGCGTGGGAAGGCCGAGGCCACGGCGCGTCAGCTGCTCGACCGGGTGGGCATCGCGGACAAGGCCCACCAGCTCCCGGCGGAGCTGTCGGGCGGCCAGCAGCAGCGGGCCGCGATCGCCAGGGCGCTCGCGATGGAGCCCAAGGTCATGCTGTTCGACGAGCCCACGTCGGCCCTCGACCCGGAGATGATCAACGAGGTCCTCGACGTGATGCGCGAGCTCGCCGCGTCCGGCATGACGATGGTCGTGGTCACCCACGAGATGGGGTTCGCCCGGACCGTCGCGAACCGGGTGGTCTTCATGGACGACGGCCGGATCGTCGAGACGGCACCGCCGGCGGAGTTCTTCGCGAACCCGCGGTCCGAACGCGCCCGGGATTTCCTCGGCAAGGTGCTCAGCCACTGA